The Lentisphaera araneosa HTCC2155 genome has a window encoding:
- the ftnA gene encoding non-heme ferritin has product MLSDKMIGLLNNQINLEFYSSNLYLQMSAWCEYKALESCAEFLRLHAEEEMTHMNRLFKYVADTGALAKIGAIDSPKSDFEDIIELFKDIYAHEQFITAQINDLAHAAFSEKDYSTFNFLQWYVGEQHEEEKLFKSILDKLEMIGTSGNSLYFFDKEIALLTNGEKSHQSTVNLFPGNEE; this is encoded by the coding sequence ATGCTTAGCGACAAAATGATTGGTTTACTTAACAATCAAATCAACTTAGAATTCTATTCTTCCAACCTCTACCTTCAGATGAGTGCCTGGTGTGAATACAAAGCACTCGAGAGCTGTGCGGAGTTCTTACGTCTTCACGCTGAAGAAGAAATGACTCACATGAACCGCCTCTTCAAATACGTTGCCGACACAGGTGCACTCGCTAAAATTGGTGCGATTGACTCCCCTAAATCTGATTTTGAAGATATCATCGAGCTTTTTAAAGATATTTATGCTCATGAACAATTCATCACAGCGCAAATCAATGATCTCGCCCACGCCGCTTTTAGCGAAAAAGATTACTCTACCTTTAATTTCCTCCAGTGGTACGTTGGTGAACAACACGAAGAAGAGAAACTCTTTAAATCAATCCTCGACAAACTCGAAATGATTGGAACAAGCGGGAACAGCCTCTATTTCTTCGATAAAGAAATCGCTCTACTCACAAATGGTGAAAAATCTCACCAATCCACTGTTAACCTTTTCCCAGGTAACGAAGAGTAA
- a CDS encoding SPFH domain-containing protein, producing the protein MGLWDKLTGEFVDIIEWTNDDRETLAWRFERYGNEIKYGAKLTVRPGQAAVFVNEGQIADVFEPGMYELQTSNLPILSTLKGWKYGFESPFKAEVIFVTTTQIVDRKWGTKNPIMMRDPEFGPIRLRAFGTYAIKVVNPSAFITTLVGTDGVFEADEITDQLRNIIVSRFTDKLGEAKVPALDLASNYDEIADIIHDKIEPEFKEYGVELPKFLIENIALPPEVEEALDKRSSMGILGNMNQYSQFQAANAMEAAANNPGEAGGAMGGGMGMGMGFAMANQMGNAMGGGQAAPQASSAPPPPPGHSAANVEFHVSVNGQSYGPYDMNAFAQHVQAGQITGESMVWKQGMANWLPAAQVAELANLFGPPSPPPVPGGSVPPPPPM; encoded by the coding sequence ATGGGTTTATGGGATAAACTTACGGGCGAATTTGTCGATATCATTGAATGGACCAATGATGATCGCGAAACTTTAGCATGGCGTTTCGAGCGTTATGGCAATGAAATTAAATACGGCGCAAAGCTCACCGTACGACCTGGTCAGGCGGCAGTCTTTGTGAATGAAGGCCAAATTGCCGATGTTTTTGAACCGGGTATGTATGAACTTCAGACCAGTAACTTGCCGATTCTTTCGACACTGAAAGGCTGGAAGTATGGCTTTGAAAGTCCTTTTAAAGCTGAAGTTATTTTTGTTACAACTACACAGATAGTGGATCGTAAATGGGGAACGAAAAATCCGATTATGATGCGCGATCCAGAATTTGGACCGATTCGCTTAAGAGCCTTCGGGACTTATGCAATTAAAGTCGTTAATCCTAGTGCGTTCATTACAACATTAGTGGGAACTGACGGTGTTTTTGAAGCGGATGAAATTACGGATCAACTTAGAAATATTATTGTCTCACGTTTTACCGACAAATTAGGTGAAGCTAAAGTTCCAGCTTTGGACTTAGCGTCAAATTATGATGAAATCGCTGATATTATTCACGACAAAATTGAGCCCGAATTCAAAGAATATGGAGTTGAGCTCCCTAAGTTTTTAATCGAAAATATTGCCTTACCACCGGAAGTTGAAGAAGCTTTAGACAAGCGTTCTAGCATGGGGATATTGGGTAATATGAATCAATACTCACAGTTTCAAGCTGCGAATGCGATGGAAGCTGCTGCTAATAATCCTGGTGAAGCAGGAGGAGCCATGGGCGGTGGTATGGGCATGGGCATGGGTTTTGCCATGGCCAATCAAATGGGCAACGCCATGGGCGGAGGTCAAGCAGCTCCCCAAGCGAGTTCGGCTCCACCCCCACCTCCAGGTCATAGTGCGGCTAATGTTGAGTTTCATGTGAGTGTTAACGGCCAATCCTATGGTCCCTATGATATGAATGCTTTTGCTCAACACGTTCAAGCGGGTCAGATCACTGGTGAAAGCATGGTTTGGAAACAAGGCATGGCGAACTGGTTACCTGCAGCACAAGTTGCGGAGTTAGCTAATTTGTTTGGACCTCCGAGTCCACCGCCAGTTCCTGGTGGGTCAGTACCTCCACCGCCACCAATGTAG
- a CDS encoding YgjP-like metallopeptidase domain-containing protein translates to MSELKYLNGYPEDLIQQIQTLIDQDKLAAYLLNKYPVSHDIKSDKALYELAMGFKNSYLKKSGPLSKVIFDSKISLKQQALGLHSYISRVQGKKLKAKNEIRIASVLKNVPKEFLLVILVHELAHLKEKEHNKAFYKLCKHMEAQYFQLEFDLRVYLTHYDSHGSLY, encoded by the coding sequence ATGTCAGAATTAAAGTACTTAAATGGTTATCCAGAAGATTTAATTCAGCAGATTCAGACTTTGATTGATCAAGATAAACTTGCGGCCTACCTTTTGAATAAATACCCAGTCAGTCACGATATTAAATCTGATAAAGCTCTTTATGAGCTAGCCATGGGCTTTAAAAATTCTTATCTCAAGAAGTCGGGTCCTTTGAGTAAAGTGATCTTTGATAGTAAAATTTCTCTTAAGCAACAGGCTCTTGGTTTACATAGTTATATTTCGCGTGTACAAGGGAAAAAATTAAAGGCTAAAAATGAAATTCGCATTGCGAGTGTGTTGAAAAATGTACCGAAAGAATTCTTGCTAGTGATTTTAGTTCATGAGCTCGCGCACCTAAAAGAAAAAGAACACAATAAAGCTTTTTATAAATTGTGTAAGCACATGGAAGCGCAGTATTTTCAGCTTGAGTTTGATTTGAGGGTGTACCTAACTCATTACGATAGTCATGGAAGTTTATATTAG
- the rapA gene encoding RNA polymerase-associated protein RapA: MYRAGQRYFSESEPELGLGVVLKHEFGNLEILFPATETRRLYVSESAPVKRVALRIGQSFDAEGEDFKITEIREEDGNFLYINAKGQEVREFQLPNHLSLSGPEDRLMMGSFDDPHLFDLRRRTLMHQSEQLSSEIYGFQGARLDLLPHQFYVADEVSSMAKPRVLLADEVGLGKTIEAGLILHRLLLRGDVTRVLILLPDALQNQWFVEMYRKFNLWFSLIDDERFKAVEANPDNDNPFLDDPLIICSTEYAAASAKVSEAIVQGEWDLIIVDEAHHISWRPETVSNEYLLVEELAKKVERLVLLTATPDQLGEESHFARLRLLDPDRFYDLDVFKNEQSQYRDKVKGLDKLLEAEKLDAKAMKLCEKLLGDQHPLLERLKKEVLEGQLRHELLRELIDRHGTSRVIFRNTRKVMENFPVRCPRPIGLEAADLDFVGKEASQILEESDLDLFVCPEKNVKVQWICETLKEKVDEKFLLICSSREKVEAIEQGIRQHMELKMAVFHEGLSLNQRDRNAVFFSQDTGARLLICSEIGSEGRNFQFCQNLILFDLPMNPGLLEQRIGRLDRIGQTADIQIFYPYRKSSVESVLADFYSLGLDAFARPLHGGEKMTQELKPYLEEVIVQWAEKIEGASEALAELLKVSSKLATETKCQLEEGRDHLLELYSFDPERGYEICQSLRKTDNEGALFKYLEDLFDYLGVDCRDVEDAVYKIEPGQNLLCDLPGLSREGNLIATQRAETLQREDVALMTWEHPLLRSGMDILSSGESGNNCFAICVDPSSRSIILEAVLVLECLLPAKSGVNRFLPPTPIFVRVDHRGRNLSTEIVYEECDLELGDPMRLMDKSAVKEQLLPEMLRITQKLAQEKSVKIIDEAQVKVKAYFASEMARLKDLQEKNSFIKDEEINDLNNAFELLMTEIPKSRIRQDALRLVWKGSENYLDG, encoded by the coding sequence ATGTATAGAGCAGGTCAACGCTATTTTTCTGAATCTGAGCCAGAGTTGGGCTTAGGTGTCGTTTTAAAACATGAGTTTGGTAATCTAGAGATATTATTTCCCGCAACTGAAACGCGTCGACTTTACGTGAGCGAAAGTGCCCCAGTGAAGCGAGTTGCTTTGCGAATCGGGCAAAGTTTTGACGCTGAAGGTGAAGACTTTAAAATCACTGAAATTCGTGAAGAAGATGGAAATTTTCTCTATATAAATGCCAAAGGCCAAGAAGTTCGTGAATTTCAATTGCCAAACCACTTGAGCCTCAGTGGCCCCGAAGATCGCCTAATGATGGGCAGCTTCGATGATCCCCATTTATTTGATTTGAGACGTCGTACACTGATGCATCAGAGTGAACAATTAAGTTCAGAGATTTACGGTTTTCAGGGTGCGCGCTTGGATTTATTACCGCACCAGTTTTATGTGGCAGATGAAGTGAGCTCGATGGCGAAACCTCGCGTTTTATTAGCCGATGAAGTTGGGCTAGGGAAAACTATTGAAGCGGGCTTGATCTTACATAGATTGCTTTTACGTGGGGATGTGACGCGAGTTTTGATCTTGTTGCCGGATGCATTACAAAACCAATGGTTTGTGGAAATGTACCGTAAATTCAATCTCTGGTTTTCGCTTATCGATGATGAGCGTTTTAAAGCCGTTGAAGCGAATCCAGATAATGATAATCCCTTTTTGGATGATCCACTCATTATATGTAGTACTGAATATGCTGCGGCCTCCGCAAAAGTTTCTGAAGCCATTGTTCAAGGTGAGTGGGATCTGATTATTGTGGATGAAGCGCATCACATATCGTGGAGGCCCGAAACAGTTTCAAATGAGTATCTCTTAGTGGAAGAGCTCGCAAAGAAAGTGGAGCGCCTCGTGTTGCTTACGGCAACGCCAGATCAGCTTGGAGAAGAGTCTCATTTTGCACGCTTACGTTTATTGGATCCGGATCGCTTTTATGATCTTGACGTTTTTAAAAATGAGCAATCGCAATACCGCGACAAAGTTAAGGGCCTCGACAAGTTATTAGAGGCTGAAAAGCTCGATGCCAAAGCAATGAAACTCTGTGAGAAGTTATTGGGCGATCAGCATCCTCTTTTAGAACGTTTAAAAAAAGAAGTTTTAGAAGGCCAATTACGTCACGAATTATTGAGAGAGCTGATTGATCGTCACGGGACTTCACGGGTGATTTTTCGAAATACGCGAAAAGTCATGGAAAACTTCCCCGTTCGTTGCCCACGCCCGATTGGACTCGAAGCTGCAGATTTGGATTTCGTGGGAAAAGAAGCCTCACAAATTTTAGAAGAAAGTGATTTAGACCTTTTTGTTTGTCCCGAGAAAAACGTCAAAGTGCAATGGATCTGCGAGACTTTAAAAGAAAAAGTGGATGAGAAGTTCTTACTGATTTGCTCGAGTCGCGAAAAAGTTGAGGCGATTGAGCAAGGAATTCGCCAACACATGGAATTAAAAATGGCGGTGTTTCATGAGGGTTTGAGTTTAAATCAACGCGATCGCAATGCTGTTTTCTTTTCTCAAGATACTGGGGCACGTTTATTGATTTGTTCGGAAATTGGTTCCGAGGGTAGAAACTTTCAGTTTTGCCAAAACTTAATTCTCTTTGACCTACCGATGAATCCAGGCTTGCTGGAGCAACGAATTGGTCGCTTAGATCGCATTGGACAAACAGCAGATATACAGATCTTTTACCCTTATAGAAAGTCGAGTGTCGAATCGGTTTTAGCTGACTTTTATAGTTTGGGTTTAGATGCCTTTGCACGTCCTTTACACGGGGGTGAAAAAATGACTCAAGAATTAAAGCCCTACTTAGAAGAAGTAATTGTTCAGTGGGCGGAAAAGATTGAGGGTGCTTCAGAAGCTTTAGCGGAGCTCTTGAAAGTCTCTTCTAAATTGGCCACTGAAACCAAGTGCCAACTCGAAGAGGGACGCGATCATTTACTCGAACTTTACTCATTTGATCCTGAGCGAGGCTATGAGATTTGTCAGAGTTTGCGTAAGACCGATAATGAAGGGGCCTTATTTAAATATTTAGAAGACTTGTTTGATTATCTAGGCGTGGACTGTCGCGATGTGGAAGATGCCGTTTATAAAATCGAGCCAGGCCAAAATTTACTTTGTGATTTACCTGGTTTGAGTCGAGAAGGTAATTTAATCGCCACACAACGTGCCGAAACCTTACAGAGAGAAGATGTGGCATTGATGACTTGGGAACACCCACTCTTGCGTTCTGGCATGGATATTTTATCTTCAGGTGAGTCGGGGAACAATTGTTTTGCGATATGTGTCGATCCCTCAAGTCGAAGTATTATTTTGGAAGCTGTTTTAGTCTTGGAGTGTTTACTCCCGGCGAAGAGTGGGGTGAATCGCTTCTTGCCACCGACCCCAATTTTTGTGCGAGTCGATCATAGGGGACGTAATTTAAGTACAGAAATTGTTTACGAAGAATGTGATTTAGAGCTGGGCGATCCCATGCGTTTGATGGATAAGTCCGCAGTGAAAGAGCAATTGTTGCCTGAAATGTTGCGAATTACGCAAAAACTCGCACAAGAAAAATCAGTAAAAATCATCGATGAAGCTCAAGTAAAAGTAAAAGCTTATTTCGCTAGTGAAATGGCGCGTTTAAAAGATTTACAAGAAAAAAATAGCTTCATCAAAGATGAAGAGATCAATGATTTGAATAATGCTTTTGAACTCTTGATGACCGAGATTCCTAAATCGCGAATTCGTCAAGATGCCCTGCGTTTAGTATGGAAGGGATCAGAAAACTATTTGGATGGCTAG
- a CDS encoding replication initiation protein has protein sequence MNKVAKSRKDRYVAKGNDLVEAKRSMHLTTRERKLVAYMVSCISPYDDDFKEYRFPIEDFIQFFSIKDKNAPKEYERIAHGIMSKPFTVENDVERFTATWLSEAKYHKKQKIFTFRFTPSLKRYLIQLKKFYTRYKMINLIHMENCYSESVYELLKQYETIGKRSVSMEKMRTMLGLERKYPLYSNFRVKVLEPAVEEINKYSDINIAYQEVKEGRKISGLNFEIKPDPNNEFIKEGLEKYNYLGSSEDFANQSDSDKEKSLNQHELPDEIPDDLKAIFQRLVEEFQFEREEAHVLAVKYDESYLEANLKLTLERVLKNRKRGIQTDITRYARSAIMRNYAGDNEELSAATPSEVASAQGDRRRAIESFVERAHQAWYKKAVDKFIQSEGSKHLKAFSKYLMTQAEQGIYAPINELLLTNGLKHPQVKAYFHSWIVEKENLKDLFNKKMFMDEQGYVIENEGDIKARLMRRGRLMEV, from the coding sequence ATGAATAAAGTTGCGAAAAGTAGAAAAGATCGATATGTCGCCAAAGGTAATGACCTTGTGGAGGCAAAGCGCAGTATGCATTTGACTACTCGAGAGCGCAAACTTGTGGCCTATATGGTTTCCTGTATCAGCCCTTACGATGATGACTTTAAAGAGTACCGTTTTCCCATAGAAGATTTCATTCAGTTCTTTTCGATTAAAGATAAAAATGCTCCCAAAGAGTATGAAAGAATTGCCCATGGGATCATGTCCAAGCCCTTTACGGTCGAAAACGATGTGGAACGCTTTACAGCGACGTGGTTGAGTGAGGCTAAGTACCATAAAAAACAGAAGATTTTCACCTTTCGCTTCACGCCATCTCTTAAACGTTACTTAATTCAGCTGAAGAAATTTTATACGCGCTACAAGATGATTAACCTGATTCATATGGAGAACTGTTACTCAGAATCCGTTTATGAATTGCTTAAGCAATATGAGACGATTGGCAAGCGCAGTGTTAGTATGGAAAAGATGCGTACAATGCTGGGCTTGGAGCGTAAATATCCACTTTATTCAAACTTTCGAGTCAAGGTCTTAGAACCTGCAGTCGAGGAAATTAACAAGTACTCAGATATCAATATTGCCTACCAAGAAGTGAAAGAGGGGCGTAAGATTAGTGGTCTAAATTTTGAGATTAAACCGGACCCGAATAATGAATTCATTAAAGAAGGTTTAGAGAAATATAATTACTTGGGATCAAGTGAAGACTTTGCCAATCAATCTGACTCTGACAAAGAAAAATCACTCAATCAGCATGAATTGCCCGACGAAATCCCTGATGATCTCAAAGCAATTTTCCAACGCTTAGTCGAAGAGTTTCAATTTGAGCGAGAAGAAGCTCATGTCTTAGCCGTGAAATATGATGAATCCTATTTGGAAGCTAATCTTAAGCTTACTTTAGAGCGTGTGCTCAAAAATCGTAAGCGTGGGATTCAGACGGATATTACACGTTATGCTAGATCCGCAATTATGCGCAATTACGCCGGTGATAATGAAGAACTTAGTGCCGCAACACCTTCGGAAGTTGCATCTGCCCAAGGTGATCGTCGTCGTGCCATAGAAAGCTTTGTGGAACGAGCTCATCAAGCTTGGTATAAAAAAGCCGTGGATAAATTCATTCAATCCGAGGGCTCGAAGCACTTGAAAGCCTTCTCAAAATACTTAATGACTCAAGCGGAGCAGGGGATTTATGCCCCCATTAATGAACTCCTTCTCACGAATGGTTTAAAGCATCCCCAAGTGAAAGCGTATTTCCATAGCTGGATTGTCGAGAAAGAGAATCTCAAGGACCTCTTCAACAAAAAAATGTTCATGGATGAACAGGGCTATGTCATCGAAAATGAGGGTGACATTAAAGCACGCCTAATGAGACGTGGCCGCTTAATGGAAGTATAA
- a CDS encoding DUF3313 domain-containing protein, protein MKKTILTLLLSALFLGCASKTVDEKEYSGFLKSYKHLKETEASDGVDVLAWTSDAFKKGKYHSILLEPVALYPDLPSDDDMSKQTTKVMLDHFNKALKSELSKTVKLADSPGQGVARLRIAITSIDKTIQDYKWYSYIPITFVVTSAGELTGFRDKATVLNVEAELVDSITNEAQIAVVRKDFGSNIDEENQITMDDIKKTLDKWAKNTGNYMKKNL, encoded by the coding sequence ATGAAAAAAACTATCCTCACCCTTCTTCTCTCAGCCCTATTTTTAGGCTGTGCGAGTAAAACTGTAGACGAGAAAGAATACTCCGGATTCTTAAAAAGCTATAAACATTTAAAAGAGACCGAAGCTTCTGATGGAGTCGATGTACTAGCCTGGACAAGTGATGCCTTCAAAAAAGGTAAGTATCACTCCATATTACTCGAGCCCGTTGCCCTCTACCCTGACTTACCTTCTGATGATGACATGTCTAAGCAAACAACTAAAGTCATGCTTGATCATTTTAATAAGGCTCTCAAATCAGAACTATCTAAAACGGTTAAATTAGCTGATTCTCCTGGTCAAGGTGTAGCTCGATTAAGAATTGCCATTACTTCTATAGATAAAACCATCCAAGATTATAAATGGTACTCCTATATTCCCATTACTTTTGTCGTCACATCAGCTGGTGAATTAACAGGTTTTAGAGACAAAGCAACTGTTCTTAATGTTGAAGCGGAGCTCGTTGACTCCATCACTAACGAAGCACAAATTGCTGTTGTGAGAAAAGACTTTGGATCAAATATCGATGAAGAGAATCAAATCACGATGGATGACATCAAGAAGACGCTTGATAAATGGGCGAAAAACACAGGTAACTACATGAAAAAGAACCTCTAA
- a CDS encoding phosphoribosylanthranilate isomerase translates to MSPYIKICGISKEEHIAKLIERKTDAIGFVAYPPSPRYVTPEQVRELCKIIPANIARVLVVVNMNKEDIQAYLDAGIDTLQFHGDENAEFAKSFTCDVWRAVRLKDEAQIERELEFPCSKFVLDAAPKNASLPGGTGELGDWKLSKAFVDRSTKPVLIAGGIKLENFAEALNITEAQGLDLSSGVETSPGIKSSQKIDLFFNKLNKSNC, encoded by the coding sequence ATGAGCCCCTACATAAAAATTTGCGGCATTAGCAAAGAAGAACACATCGCCAAATTAATTGAGCGTAAAACTGACGCCATTGGCTTTGTCGCTTACCCTCCCTCACCGCGCTACGTCACTCCTGAGCAAGTTCGCGAACTGTGCAAAATAATTCCCGCAAATATTGCCCGAGTCTTGGTTGTTGTTAACATGAATAAAGAGGATATCCAAGCTTATCTTGACGCCGGCATTGATACGCTTCAATTTCATGGGGATGAAAATGCGGAGTTCGCAAAATCTTTCACTTGTGATGTATGGAGAGCCGTGCGCTTAAAAGATGAAGCTCAAATTGAGCGAGAGCTCGAATTCCCATGCTCAAAATTTGTCCTTGATGCCGCACCTAAAAACGCTTCTTTACCTGGAGGTACTGGAGAACTTGGCGATTGGAAGCTAAGTAAGGCATTTGTAGATAGATCTACAAAGCCCGTACTCATTGCTGGTGGCATTAAGCTAGAAAACTTTGCTGAAGCCCTAAATATTACTGAAGCACAAGGCCTAGACCTTTCTTCTGGAGTCGAAACTTCACCAGGCATTAAATCTTCACAAAAAATTGATCTCTTCTTTAACAAACTTAATAAAAGCAACTGTTAA